A stretch of Aristophania vespae DNA encodes these proteins:
- a CDS encoding aldo/keto reductase, whose protein sequence is MTTSSLPHFTFRNGLQVPLLGMGSWAMGDKQNQRKSEIESLQYGLDAGLRVIDTAEMYGNGRSEALVGDALKGRRQKAFLVSKVLPSNASYENTIRACERSLKHLQTDYLDLYLLHWRSAVPLKETVRAFEDLTKRGLIKAWGVSNFDCSDMEELDHVSANCLANQVLYSLEHRGIEYDLISWNAKKNIATMAYSPIGQGADLIQHPTLKAIAAHHETSLGPASAAQIALSWVLRHKNILAIPKAGTLEHQKQNIAALEIQLTEKDLAELERAFPPPTHKVPLAVI, encoded by the coding sequence ATGACCACATCTTCACTCCCCCATTTTACATTTCGTAACGGCTTACAGGTTCCGCTCCTCGGTATGGGAAGCTGGGCAATGGGTGACAAGCAAAATCAGCGTAAAAGCGAAATTGAAAGCCTCCAATACGGACTTGATGCCGGGTTACGCGTTATCGACACGGCTGAAATGTACGGCAATGGACGTTCGGAAGCTTTGGTAGGAGACGCTCTCAAAGGCAGGCGACAGAAAGCTTTTCTGGTCAGTAAAGTCTTGCCCAGCAATGCCTCTTATGAAAATACAATACGAGCCTGTGAACGCTCACTTAAACATTTGCAAACTGATTATCTTGACCTTTATTTGCTCCATTGGCGCAGTGCTGTTCCATTAAAAGAGACCGTACGAGCCTTTGAAGATCTTACAAAAAGAGGTCTCATCAAAGCATGGGGTGTTTCTAATTTTGACTGCTCTGATATGGAAGAGCTAGATCATGTTAGTGCTAATTGTTTGGCAAACCAAGTACTTTATAGCCTGGAACATAGAGGCATTGAATATGACCTTATTTCCTGGAACGCTAAGAAAAATATAGCCACCATGGCTTATTCGCCTATTGGACAAGGAGCTGACCTCATACAGCACCCCACGCTCAAAGCTATCGCCGCACACCATGAAACAAGCCTTGGGCCAGCAAGTGCAGCGCAAATTGCCTTGTCATGGGTATTAAGACATAAAAATATTCTTGCTATACCCAAAGCTGGTACATTAGAGCACCAAAAACAAAATATCGCTGCTTTGGAAATTCAGCTTACAGAAAAAGATCTTGCTGAGCTTGAGCGTGCATTTCCACCACCAACTCATAAAGTTCCGCTCGCTGTCATCTAA
- a CDS encoding glycoside hydrolase family 32 protein — MNHVNLLKTKSRKNYSPETKCDLNKPKAKNFKEKSLAVAETKASVAAAKLGIHDRLYRPSIHFTPSQGFMNDPNGLVFDGQNYHLYYQHNPFAPFAGNVHWGHAISKDLYNWQDKPDAIDETAEGQAFSGSAVYDRHNSSGLFSGGKEGGLVAIFTRSLPEKQSQYVAYSKDGGDHFIDYAKNPVLDVGSSSFRDPKVLWHAPSNKWIMIVSHARAHKLSFYGSYDLLTWMHLSDFGPEGAFAVDYECPAMAEIKVEGGKAGETRWVLFLSINPGAQLGGSSTEYFIGHFDGERFIPEDKQIRMTDFAKECYALQTYNDMPCGASTYIAWMSNWQYTEEVPTQTWRGAMTLPRQMVLKRDEYGDLRLVQTPYGLEALRQAPVQFDVHYFNSGDSKKVALPGNKPIELLLDVTLENLADVHYKNNKWLPPRFSVTFSNKAGEEFSIGVDAIYNQLWLDRSKLRGFDNPFFTGQFSASLPQDVRSFQLRIILDGSTLEIYANGGMVVGTALVYPDQALETVTLSASNVSARVENAALYPLKKTMNRVTLD; from the coding sequence ATGAATCATGTTAATCTTCTTAAAACAAAATCCAGAAAAAATTACAGTCCTGAAACAAAGTGCGATTTAAATAAACCTAAAGCCAAAAACTTTAAAGAGAAGAGTTTAGCTGTTGCAGAGACGAAGGCTTCTGTTGCTGCTGCCAAGCTTGGTATTCATGATCGTCTTTATCGTCCTTCTATTCATTTTACACCCTCTCAGGGTTTTATGAATGATCCTAATGGGTTGGTATTTGACGGTCAGAATTACCATTTATATTATCAGCATAATCCTTTTGCCCCTTTTGCTGGTAATGTGCATTGGGGTCATGCCATCAGTAAAGATCTTTATAACTGGCAGGATAAGCCAGATGCTATTGATGAGACAGCAGAAGGACAAGCATTTAGCGGTAGTGCTGTTTATGACCGCCATAATAGTTCAGGCCTCTTCTCCGGTGGAAAAGAGGGTGGCCTTGTTGCAATTTTTACCCGCTCCTTGCCCGAAAAGCAGTCTCAATATGTAGCTTATAGTAAGGATGGGGGCGATCATTTTATTGATTATGCCAAAAATCCGGTATTGGATGTCGGCAGCTCTTCATTTCGTGATCCTAAAGTGTTGTGGCACGCGCCAAGCAATAAATGGATTATGATTGTGTCACATGCTCGTGCCCACAAGCTCTCTTTTTATGGCTCTTACGATCTTTTAACATGGATGCATCTTAGTGATTTTGGCCCGGAAGGGGCTTTTGCTGTAGATTATGAATGTCCAGCGATGGCAGAAATCAAAGTTGAAGGAGGAAAAGCGGGTGAAACGCGCTGGGTTCTTTTTCTTTCCATTAACCCAGGTGCACAATTAGGCGGAAGCTCAACAGAATATTTTATTGGTCATTTTGACGGTGAGCGTTTTATCCCAGAGGATAAGCAAATTCGTATGACGGATTTTGCAAAAGAATGTTACGCCCTACAAACATATAATGATATGCCCTGTGGGGCCTCGACCTACATTGCATGGATGAGCAACTGGCAATATACGGAAGAAGTACCAACCCAAACATGGCGCGGTGCAATGACGCTTCCTCGTCAAATGGTTTTAAAACGCGACGAATATGGTGATTTGCGCCTCGTGCAAACGCCTTATGGGCTAGAAGCTCTTCGTCAGGCACCTGTACAATTTGATGTTCATTATTTTAATTCAGGTGATTCAAAAAAGGTGGCACTTCCTGGTAATAAGCCCATTGAGTTATTGCTGGATGTCACTTTAGAAAATCTTGCAGATGTTCATTATAAAAATAACAAATGGCTGCCACCCCGTTTCTCCGTGACCTTCTCTAATAAAGCTGGTGAGGAGTTTAGCATCGGTGTTGATGCCATTTATAATCAGCTTTGGCTTGATCGCAGTAAGTTGCGCGGTTTTGATAATCCATTTTTCACAGGGCAGTTCTCTGCTTCACTTCCCCAGGATGTGCGCAGCTTTCAGCTCAGGATCATCCTGGACGGTAGCACATTAGAAATTTATGCCAATGGGGGGATGGTCGTAGGAACAGCGCTTGTTTATCCAGATCAGGCTCTAGAGACGGTGACGTTATCAGCTAGCAATGTTTCTGCTCGCGTGGAAAATGCAGCGCTTTATCCTCTGAAAAAGACAATGAATCGTGTCACATTAGACTAA
- a CDS encoding bile acid:sodium symporter family protein — protein sequence MKKFDPFLTMLIGAVILASLLPCPPAGQIWLDRLSTLLITLMFFFQGAKLKRHAIIESLQDWRLQGGTLFASFVIFPFLGFALYLICHAIFKDGFIKPELWTGILFLCCLSSTVQSSIALTSIARGNVPASICAATASNILGILFTPLLSGLLLHRSDSGSGLQTIIEVSRELLLPFILGQLTQKWTGPIIQRHKILLSISDRGSIIVLVYAAFSTAVLQGLWKRIPLIDLGKVALLDSILLFTLLFLTGLLGKILGQTKENDIALQFCGSKKSLATGIPMASVIFPSGAGIIVLPLMIYHQIQLFVCTILARRYAQRPLTENSSHTRHEG from the coding sequence ATGAAAAAATTTGATCCTTTTCTTACAATGCTCATCGGGGCCGTGATATTAGCCTCACTTTTGCCATGCCCTCCCGCAGGACAAATATGGTTAGATAGACTTTCGACCCTCCTCATCACGCTCATGTTTTTCTTTCAGGGCGCAAAGTTAAAACGTCACGCTATTATTGAAAGCTTACAGGATTGGCGCTTACAGGGAGGAACCCTTTTTGCCAGCTTTGTTATTTTCCCTTTTTTAGGATTTGCCCTTTACCTGATTTGTCACGCTATATTTAAAGATGGTTTCATTAAACCAGAATTATGGACCGGCATTTTGTTTCTCTGCTGTCTGTCCTCTACCGTGCAATCTTCAATTGCCCTCACCTCCATTGCACGTGGTAACGTGCCAGCCTCTATATGTGCTGCAACAGCCTCAAATATTCTGGGCATTCTCTTTACACCCTTATTGAGCGGCTTATTGCTTCACCGTAGCGATAGTGGATCGGGGCTACAGACAATCATCGAAGTCAGCCGAGAACTTCTGCTTCCTTTCATCCTTGGGCAATTAACCCAAAAATGGACTGGCCCAATTATTCAGCGCCATAAGATTTTACTATCTATCTCTGATAGAGGATCAATTATTGTTTTGGTTTATGCCGCTTTTAGCACGGCTGTTTTACAGGGGCTTTGGAAGCGTATTCCCCTTATTGACCTTGGCAAAGTCGCCCTTCTGGATAGTATTTTACTTTTTACGCTTCTTTTTCTCACCGGGCTTTTGGGCAAAATTCTGGGCCAAACTAAAGAAAATGACATCGCCCTGCAATTTTGTGGCTCTAAAAAATCCTTAGCTACAGGAATCCCTATGGCAAGTGTTATTTTTCCTTCGGGAGCGGGTATTATCGTTTTGCCATTAATGATTTATCACCAAATTCAGCTTTTTGTTTGCACCATACTGGCTCGCCGCTATGCCCAACGTCCTTTGACCGAAAATAGCAGCCATACGCGTCATGAAGGATGA
- a CDS encoding ABC transporter ATP-binding protein — translation MSLALTPGELIGIIGPNGAGKTTLLKALCGLVPISDGHVFLNDKLLECYSPSHKGREIAYVPQDRVLPYGMKLIDVVSLGRIPHFKTSNEKDDKDLINAILHELDLYGLRFQRAETLSGGEKARLCLARALAVNSCFLLLDEPTASLDPAQTLNVMSLLKRQALIRQKSVCVVLHDLSLAAQFCTKLIMLEKGVCIAQGTAQEVLTPALLQKLYQIEAEFIDNIPVLFKKHHPS, via the coding sequence ATGTCTTTAGCGCTAACCCCAGGTGAGCTTATTGGTATAATAGGCCCCAATGGGGCGGGGAAAACAACTTTATTAAAGGCTCTATGTGGTCTTGTGCCAATTTCAGACGGGCATGTTTTTTTAAATGATAAATTATTAGAGTGTTATTCCCCTTCTCATAAAGGCAGGGAAATTGCCTATGTCCCTCAGGATAGGGTTCTACCTTATGGTATGAAACTTATAGACGTTGTTTCTTTAGGGCGTATTCCACATTTTAAAACGTCCAACGAAAAAGATGATAAAGACCTAATAAACGCCATTTTGCACGAACTAGATTTGTATGGGCTGCGTTTTCAAAGAGCCGAAACATTATCAGGTGGTGAAAAGGCACGGTTATGTCTAGCGCGTGCCCTGGCCGTTAATAGTTGTTTTCTTTTGCTTGATGAACCCACAGCATCACTCGACCCTGCACAAACGCTCAATGTTATGTCACTTCTGAAAAGACAGGCTCTTATTAGACAAAAATCTGTTTGTGTTGTGCTGCATGATTTATCATTGGCAGCACAATTTTGCACTAAGCTTATCATGCTCGAAAAAGGAGTATGTATTGCACAAGGGACCGCCCAGGAGGTTTTAACCCCTGCTTTATTGCAAAAATTATACCAGATTGAAGCCGAATTTATTGATAATATTCCGGTTCTGTTCAAAAAACATCATCCTTCATGA
- a CDS encoding iron chelate uptake ABC transporter family permease subunit — MSRSHKILLILVFLLGGVGVFSLSYGLPKEVSVVQGMKDLIFNHDSVSALIIGQLRLPRLILAFLIGSALGLSGANLQAVMRNPLADPGILGITGWASLGAVIVFYTGLVPASSLIMTFASFGGAFLASIVLFLLSRGG, encoded by the coding sequence ATGTCTCGCTCTCATAAGATTCTTCTCATTCTGGTTTTTTTGCTTGGGGGAGTGGGGGTTTTTTCTTTGTCTTACGGTCTGCCCAAAGAAGTTTCTGTCGTTCAGGGCATGAAAGACCTAATTTTTAATCATGACTCAGTGAGTGCCTTAATTATTGGTCAGTTGCGCTTGCCACGTTTGATTCTAGCCTTTCTGATTGGCAGTGCTCTTGGGTTATCAGGAGCGAATTTGCAGGCTGTTATGCGTAATCCCCTGGCTGACCCTGGTATATTAGGAATCACAGGCTGGGCCTCTTTGGGGGCGGTGATTGTGTTTTATACGGGGCTGGTGCCAGCTTCATCACTGATTATGACATTCGCCTCTTTTGGAGGGGCCTTTTTGGCGTCCATAGTGCTTTTTTTACTCAGCCGCGGGGGCTAA